From Amycolatopsis sp. WQ 127309:
GGGCCGACGACCGGGATCCACGAGTAGCCCCAGTTGGCGTTCGCCTTGTTCCGGATCGGCATCAGGAACGCGTACGCGATGCGCGGGCCGAGGTCACGAGCCGGGTTGATGGCGTAGCCCGTCGGCCCGCCGAGGGAGGTACCGATCACGAGGACCACGAACGAGACGCCCGCGTAGCCGAGCGCCGAGTTGCCGAAGTTCGGCGTGCCGCCGTCCCCGGTGGTGGCGAAGGTCGGGCTGAGCAGGATCCAGGCCACCAGGACGAAGGTGCCGATGATCTCGGTGACGAGGTTCCAGACCCGGTTCGGGATCTGCGGTGCCGTGGAGAAGATGCCGAGCGTGTTCTCCGGCTCGGGGTGGTCGTCGAACTGGAGCTTGTAGGTCGCCCAGCACAGGAGGGCGCCGATGATGGCGCCGGCCATCTGCCCGATGAAGTAGAAGGGCACGTCGGCCCACTTGGTCTTGTCCGCGATGGCGAGCCCGAGGGTCACCGCGGGGTTCAGGTGCGCGCCACTCGGCGCGGCGATGCTGGCACCGGTGAAGACGGCGAACGCCCAGCCGAAGTTGATGAACAGGATTCCGCCGTTGTTGCCGTTGGTCTTGCGCAGCACGTGGTTCGCGACCACACCGTTGCCGAGCAGGATCAGCGCCGCTGTTCCCAGTAGTTCCCAGACGATTATTGCTCCAGCACTCACCGCTGTACCTCCACACTGGCCACACTGGACACTCTGCGCAAGGTCGATCACGGCGTGCCACGGCACCGTTGCCGACCCACGTCCGGGCGACGTTACCCGGGCGTATAAGCCCGGTCCAAGGACCGGCTAGCGCAATCTTTTCAAGATCGCGGAGGGTTACGCCACATGTGTCCTCCGCGAACGGGCGGAGTATCACCAGGTCGTGCGATGCTGGAAGCCTCGCCGGCTCGAGGAGGACTGTCACGTGGCAAGCGCGCAGCACGCAGCGGAGACGAACCCGGCTCGACTGGGCCCGCGCAAGCGGGAGGAGACCTGGCAGCGGCTGGGCAAGGAGACCTTCGACGTCGTCGTGATCGGCGGCGGCGTGGTCGGCGCGGGCACGGCGCTGGACGCCGCCACCCGCGGGCTGCGGGTCGCGCTCGTCGAGGCGCGGGATCTCGCGTCGGGCACGTCGAGCCGGTCGAGCAAGCTCTTCCACGGCGGCCTGCGTTACCTGGAACAGCTCGAATTCGGGCTCGTACGGGAAGCGCTTCGCGAGCGTGAGCTGATGCTGACGACGATTGCACCCCATCTGGTGAAGCCGGTGAGTTTCCTCTACCCGCTGACGCACCGCGTGTGGGAGCGGCCGTACACCGCCGCCGGCCTGCTGATGTACGACACGATGGGCGGCTCCAAGAGCGTCCCGGGGCAGAAGCACCTGACCCGCGCGGGCGCGCTGCGGATGGTGCCGGCGCTCAAGCGGTCCGCGCTGATCGGCGGGATCCGCTACTACGACGCGCAGTCCGACGACGCCCGCCACACCATGACGGTGGCGCGGACCGCGGCGCACTACGGCGCGATCGTGCGGACGTCGACCCAGGTGGTCGGGTTCCTGCGCGAAGCCGACCGGGTGTCCGGCGTGCGCGTGCGCGACGTCGAAGACGGGCGCGAGACGGAGATCTCGGCGGCCGTCGTGATCAACTGCACCGGCGTCTGGACCGACGAACTGCAGCGCCTTTCGGGCGGCCGCGGGCGGTTCCGGGTGCGGGCGAGCAAGGGCGTGCACATCGTCGTCCCGCGCGACCGGATCGTGTCGGAGTCGGGGATGATCCTGCGCACCGAGAAGTCGGTGCTGTTCGTCATTCCGTGGCGCAATCACTGGATCGTGGGCACCACGGACACGGACTGGAACCTCGACCTCGCGCACCCGGCGGCGACCAAGCACGACATCGACTACCTGCTGGAGCACGTCAACAGCGTCCTGGCGACGCCGTTGACGCACGACGACATCGAAGGTGTGTACGCCGGCCTTCGCCCGCTGCTGGCGGGGGAGAGCGAAGAGACGTCGAAGCTTTCGCGCGAGCACGCGGTGGCGCGGGTGGCGCCGGGCCTGGTCGCGATCGCGGGCGGCAAGTACACGACCTACCGGGTGATGGCGGCGGACGCCGTCGACGCGGCGGCGGTCGACCTGCCGGGCCGCTCGCAGCCGTCGATCACGGACAAGGTCCCGCTGATCGGCGCGGACGGCTACCACGCGCTGGTCAACCAGGCCGACCACCTGGCCGCGGAGCACGGCCTGCACCCCTATCGGGTGAGGCACCTGCTGGATCGCTACGGCTCGCTGGTGCACGAGGTGCTGGCGCTCGCGGAGGGCCGCCCGGAGCTGCTCAAGCCGATCGAGCACGCGCC
This genomic window contains:
- a CDS encoding MIP/aquaporin family protein yields the protein MSAGAIIVWELLGTAALILLGNGVVANHVLRKTNGNNGGILFINFGWAFAVFTGASIAAPSGAHLNPAVTLGLAIADKTKWADVPFYFIGQMAGAIIGALLCWATYKLQFDDHPEPENTLGIFSTAPQIPNRVWNLVTEIIGTFVLVAWILLSPTFATTGDGGTPNFGNSALGYAGVSFVVLVIGTSLGGPTGYAINPARDLGPRIAYAFLMPIRNKANANWGYSWIPVVGPLIGGALAALVYLLVHNLT
- a CDS encoding glycerol-3-phosphate dehydrogenase/oxidase — encoded protein: MASAQHAAETNPARLGPRKREETWQRLGKETFDVVVIGGGVVGAGTALDAATRGLRVALVEARDLASGTSSRSSKLFHGGLRYLEQLEFGLVREALRERELMLTTIAPHLVKPVSFLYPLTHRVWERPYTAAGLLMYDTMGGSKSVPGQKHLTRAGALRMVPALKRSALIGGIRYYDAQSDDARHTMTVARTAAHYGAIVRTSTQVVGFLREADRVSGVRVRDVEDGRETEISAAVVINCTGVWTDELQRLSGGRGRFRVRASKGVHIVVPRDRIVSESGMILRTEKSVLFVIPWRNHWIVGTTDTDWNLDLAHPAATKHDIDYLLEHVNSVLATPLTHDDIEGVYAGLRPLLAGESEETSKLSREHAVARVAPGLVAIAGGKYTTYRVMAADAVDAAAVDLPGRSQPSITDKVPLIGADGYHALVNQADHLAAEHGLHPYRVRHLLDRYGSLVHEVLALAEGRPELLKPIEHAPDYLGVEVVYAAAHEGALHLEDVLARRTRISIEYAHRGVDCAEQVADLVGEVLGWSPETVKHEVEVYRGRVEAERESQSQPSDEAADALRIAAPEARSGIVAPVS